The DNA window CTGGATATAATGGATACACTTATCCGCGTGCTTACATGCAAAAGTATCCGGTTCCTGATAAGGTCGACCACGAAACTACCCGTGAATAACAATAGCTGAGATAATAGTATCAGGTGAATGAAGTGTATATTTTTTCTGTTAACACCAAAGTCGATCAGGCTTTGTGTCAGAAATGGAAAACACAACCCGATGAGATTACTCAATATAATGCCAAGAAAAAGCTGGAAGAAATATCTTTTATACGGTCTTACGTAATCCAGTAAGAATCTAAAGCCCTCGTTTTTTTCGGATTTGTTTTCCTGTTTAAGATAAAAATCAGGTGTGGGTTCCAGCAATAAGGCAACACCTTTATTTTCCGCGGCGCTTACCCAACATTTCAGGAAAGTACTTTCATCTACTTTCACGAGAGCATGTCCCGGATCGGCGATAATAAATTCTCTTTTTCCACCAAAAAAACTATTCTGTACTTTATACAGCACCACAAAATGCTTTTGTTGCCAATGGAGAATACAAGGCAATGGGGCTTTTTCTGTTAGCTGTTCGTAGCTGATTTTAGTAACCATAGATCTGAATCCGATGGTTTCTGCTGCTTCACTAAGTCCCAGCAGACTCACGCCACTTTGAGTAATATAAGAATGGCTTCTTAAAAAATTGAGGGAATAATCCTTTCCAAAAAAAGCAGCGATCATCCTCAGGCAGGTAGGCCCGCAGTCCATGAAATCAAGCTGACGGAAGTACTTATATTTCTTTTTCACAGTACTTGGTTTTATATTATCTACTAGGCCTGCTCCTGGCCGATCATCTCATAATAGTTTACGCAATGCGCTGCTTTATTAGTAAAATGTTTATGAAATCCTATGGTGAATTCAGTCTGCAGGACAGGGGCTTCCGGGTTATCAATATAATAGGTCGGAACATTCCCGTAGTAGGAAGCCCAACCGCTGAATGTACTTGGTGGAGCAATTATATAATCACATTTTGCCAGCGTATACAGATCTATTATTTCACTTTTCCGGATGTATACAACGGGCAAGGTAGAGAAGGAATGCATATCAATTTCCTCATCCGAGCAGATAATAAAAACAACAGAAGAAGGATTGTCGTGTCCGGATAACAACTGTTGCATTTCCTGTATTTTTCTTACATAAACAGTGTCCTCATAAAACCATTTTCCTCCCTGGTAGTTTTTGTAATCGCCTCTTCTGATATGTATGCCTATCAATGTTTTCCCGAATTTCCGGGCTTTGTTTACTATTGTATCAATTAGTCCGGCATATTTCTCTCTGGGCTTAAAAATATCACGGATGAAGAAGAGGTGTTTGGGCATGTTGATATGGTCGGTAAACCGCCAGCCTTCTACAAAGAGCACTTTGTTTTTGGCTTTCTCCAGGAAACGGGCATCATTCATATCGCAATACAATGCACCATTGGGTTGTGATGCAGGAATAATCGTAAGGTAATCCAGGAATGGGAGGCTTTTCCTTTTCTTCAGGAATTTGAAAAGTCCGCTGGCAATTTTGATCAATATCGAATTAAGGGTACCTGATCTCGAAAAATGAAACCTGACACCTGTTAATTTAAGGGTTGCATTATCCTCCAGGTCAAAATATTGCTGGTATGCCTCCGGAAAAGACAAATAATAAAACGAGTATCCATGCTCTATTGAATTGGCAATAAATGCCGAAGCATGCAATAACCTGTTCCCCAACTGGCCGTTCTTATACAAGTTGATAACCATTTGAAGTTATTTTATGTAGACTTTACCTCCTATCTGCTCTTAACGCGCGATTCTTCTTCACTGCTTCTGATATTGAGGCTTTTAATACTTTGCCTTAATTTTTGCAGATCAAATTCCAACCTTATATCAAAGGTCCTGGAGCCACGGAACTGATTGATTTCATTTTGAAAACCATCCGTATTTTGCACCATCTTGTCTTTCATGCCCAGGAACATGTCCCGGTATTCTGCCACCAGGATAATCTTCTTGTTAAGAAATTCTTTCCGGATGCCGGTTGTAATAGAGCTTTGAGGTTTAAACCGGTATATATCGTATACTGAACTGGTGGTATAATAACTATTGGCAGTGAACAGGAATCCTGGCAGTATGGTGAAGGTATTTAATGTTGTAAAGGTGAAATTATATCCCTGGAGATGATAGTTTTTGCCATTAAACTGCGAATTGAATTCATCATTCAATAAGGTGCCGGAAACCTGCAGGGTATACCATTTGGTAATCTCTTTTATATAACTTAATGCAAATACCAGGCTTTTTCTATTGTTAATGTTTACCATTTTTAAGGTCAGTATCTGACTTTGAAAATCGTAAAAAGGCATCTGACTGATCACATCATCTCTTTTCCTATAAGAGATATTCAGGTTAATATTTTTATAGTTGAAGTTTGCTTCATAACTATTGAAGATGGCAGGCTGGAGATAAGGATTTCCTTCTATTCTTGTGTACGGGCTTGAAATGATAGAAAACGGGTTTAGGTCGCTATAGGCGGGCCTTTGTAGTTTTCGGGTATAAGACAGGTCTATATTTAAGCTCCGGTTAAAAAAGTCTCTGGATATATTAAAATAGGGTAGGAGATTACCATATTCCCTGACGAACTTTTGTTTTGTTGTGACAAGATCTCCGCTACCCCTGGTATATTCATACCTTACCCCTGCTGTAAGATTAAAACCTTTAATAGCCCGGCTGGCATTTACATAGCCTGCAAATATCTGTTCATCATATGCAAAGTTGTTGGTCCGTGCTGAATCCCTCCTGTAGAATGATCCGGCCAGTGTATCATAGACGAGATTATTATCAGCAGTAGTAGTACTGGCCTTTATACCTGTTTTGAACCTAAAATCTTTCCATCTTTTTTTGAGATCGGCGTTGAAAGTCAATAACCTGGTTTGGGATACAACGTCATTCAGTGTACTGTTGAGCCCAGTTATGGCACTGTTGGTAATATCAATCTGCTGATGCTGGTCCTGATCAAAATAACCATGGTTTACCTGCATACTGAGGTCGCTTGTGCTATCAATTTTGAGTTGATAGAAAAGGGTACTGGCAATAGATCTGTTGATGGAAGAAATATCATTATTGCTGTTAATCTCCTGACCGTATGCCTGTGGTTTTATAAAGACCAAAGTACTGTTGGTGAGGGTATTTTCTTTATAATCTCCGTATATCCCCCGAACACTCAGACCCAGCTTTGATTTATCATTGAGCGGTTTTTCGTAATTGAGTCTCAGGGAATGGCTATTGGGTATTTGTTTGGAAAAGGAATGCTCTGAATAAGTGTTTTTAAACTGGCTGGTTTCTGTTTGCCTGTTACTTTCAAAATCCAGGAGTCCACTATACTTTGAATAATCATAATCGGCCTGGAAATAATGTCCTCCGTCTTTTTGATGAACATATCCCAAACCTCCGTACAGCTGGTTAAATTGATTCCTGCCATATCCAAGGTAGCCGTTTACGTTAGAACCATTTACGTATTTGGCTTTGTTAAGTGTTATGTCTATTACTGCATTATAATTGCCATCATATTCTGATCCCGGGGCTGTAATTAATTCTATCTTCTTTATTTCATTCGCCGGCAGATTCTTTAATTCCTGGATAGACAAAGGACTTCTTTTCCCGTTTATTAAAACAACAGGTTGAACGGTTCCGTTTATCCGGATATTGTCCTGCACTACAGAAACGGCTGGGAGCCTGGCAATGAGGTTCAATGCATTACCGGAAGTTTGATAGATTTTATTGGTAGCATCTATGATTAATTTGCCATTTTCACTTCTGATGGGCGGTGTGGATCCCGCAATATTGATGGCTTTGAGTGTGGTAGTACTGTCTAATAGAATCAGGTTCTGTAAGTCGATGTCCTTGTCAGTAAGGACTATATTGTTATTGGTCCATATTTTATAGCCTATAGAGGCTATTTTAAGAGTATAGTGGCCGGCAGCCAGCTGGGGCAGGATGAATTTACCTGTAGTATCCAAAACAGTTTGCGCAACAATCCCATTACTGTTTAAACGTTCCGCCGCAACCATACCTGTGGTAACCGGAATGCTGCTCTGAGAAATAACAGCTCCGCTTATCCGGAATTTTTTTTCATTCATTTGGCCGATGCATATCGTAGTTTTAAATGCAAGCAGTAGTCCAATAAAGTATATTAGTCTTTTTTTAATCATGTAATAGTGTGGAATTTAGCTACAGATTCGTTCTTGTGCGTTATAGTGAAAAGTGTCCAAGCAATGTGTAAGTAATATCGGGGGCTGTACTGCCTATATTGGATCCGTCATGCAGTATATTCTCAGTGGGAGCGATATAAGCCTGGTAAGGATCAAGTGGGATCCGAACAATAGGATAAGTACCATAAGTCCGGCAAAACAGCTGGCTTAAATGCCATTGGGTATTTTTGGCGTTAAAACTACCTTTTTGGTTGAGTATCCAGGTTTTCATTTCACTTAAGGGTTGATTCACAAATAGGAAGTATCTCTTCTGCGTACCTAAGTTAATACATAATCTGTTTTGTGCATCATGGGCTTTATCTATTGCCAGGTTATCAATATTGTCGATATGAAGCCCTGTATACTGTTTTCCTTTGAAATACTTTGTCGTAGTTGATAAGTTGGCGTCGTTTACCGAATAAAATCCCTTCGAAATTTCTTTTCCTTCCTGCAGAAAATGCGAACAGTATTTATTTAAAAGATCAGCATATTGCCTGAATAGTTCTTTTTTCTCAGATTGAACTTTCAGGAAATGGCGTTTGGAAATTACTTTATTTAAAGTAATGTTTTCAAATTTATTTTTCAATACACCCGGAATATCGAAAATATAAATGGTGGATGAGGACTCATTACCTGACTGTAGGTCGGCTTTCAGCATCGATAGTTCATCCTCAGTGATTTTCCGCCATTCATCCCGGGGCTTGTAGGCATTACTAATGTATGAGATACCCGTAGCAGCACGTTCTTTAGCCACTTCACATCCGGTTGAAATTTCCAAAGAAGCATATGTAGCTTCAGATGCAATTATTTTCACGCCTTCTTTCAGCATTGTTATAATATTTAAATTAGATAAATATCATGCTTCAACCAGTTCATACTTTTTGAGTATCTCATAAACGCTGTTCCGTATATGTGTATATATCTTCCCGAGATCATTGCAGTATATGGAGGGATTATCGAAGCTATTTGACTTTTTATACCGGTGAACAATATGTCCACCTCCGCATACTTCCTTCACCTGACAAGCATTACATTTGTCGCACAAACTGTTATGGCTTTTATAATACAACCTGGCCAGATTTGAGCTAAGTGCGTCGTCTATACTATTTGTACTGATATTTAAATTTTCCTTTGTGAACCCATCTCCGCATATTTTCAGCGAATCGATAGATTCGATTCCTCCATCTGTTTCTATTACCAGAACACTGTTGTTTTCTGATCCCATTTCATCGGATATCGTGGATTTCCCCATGATCAGGCTGATTGCATTTACAAAGCGTCTTATCTGAATAGGGGAAGTGCTTTTGGAATCAAGGATCCATCGATCAAAAATTTTAATTAACCAATCGGCATACCTTGTTTCAGTAGCGAGATTAATATGTTGGGGAAGACATTCGTAGTTAAGATCAGGAAATAAAAAATCAATACTCCTTATGCCGGTTGATTTGAAGAACTCATACATTTCGATAGGATCAGTATCCACGTTGATGACACATAACATTTTGGCCGTTTGCTCCAGGCCATTAGCCTTTAGCGTGTTGATCCCTTCAAGCACTTTTAAAAAGGTCCCTTTCCCGGAATGGTCCACCCTGTGTTTGTCATGCACGGCCTGAGGCCCGTCCAGACTGACCCCAACCCGTATGTTATATTTAATAAACAGTTGACACCATTCATCTGTAAGCAGGATTCCATTAGTTTGAACAGAGAAAAAGAGCTTCACTCCTGTATCAATTGTTCTCCTGGCTTTCTCCACAAATTCACTGAAAAATTCTTTTTTTGCCAGTAGCGGTTCTCCTCCATGAAAAATGAAAAAGAATCGTTGCAACGAGTGACGGAGACAATGCTCTTTTACTTTCAGAAGTAATATGTCAACCGTATCCTGACTCATAAACTTAGGCTGCTGCAAGTATGTTTGGTCTTCGAAACTATACATATAGCAGTAAGAGCAGTTAATATTACACCTACTGGCAATTTTCATCACCAAAGCGGAACAATATGGATCTCCAGTCATTTTCTTTTATTTTCAGTTATTAAAAACATTCTTCCAGTTCCTCAAACGACATTTGTTTGTATGGCACTTCACCATCAACATAAGTAGAAATTTTTTCGACTACTCTGTTTCGGATATGGTTGATAATCTTCATTAAATCCCTGCAATAGATGGATGGATTGTCAAATTCGTTTTCATTGCTGTAGCGATGTGGAAGGTATCCGCCGCCACAAATATTTTGTACAGGACAACGCTGGCATTTTTCATGCAGGACCAGGTGACTTTGATTGTATAGTTTTATGAGATCTTTGGAAAAGGAATCTTCAATAGAATGAGTCAGTACATTTACTCCTTGCTTGGTGAAACCATCTCCGCAAATCTTTAACACGTCAACGGGTTCTATATTTCCATCTGTTTCGATAACCAGTACCTGGTTTTCATGATTGCCGAGGAAATCACTGGATTGATAACGGCCAACAATACCATGTGAAATATTTTCAAACAAGCGGATCTTCGGCCTGTACTGATCTGTATCATAATACCAGGCATCGTAAAAACGAATAAGCCAGTCTGCATAGGCTGTACTGGTGGCCCATTGGTATTCCAGGTAAGGATGAGCGTAATTGGAATCAGGAAACAGCAGGTCGAGGTATACTATATCCAGCTCTTTAAAGTGACGATATAAATCAGCCGGGTCTGTTTCAAGGTCAATCACTGTCAATATTCCTCCGCTTAAATTATGGCCTGAATGCTGCAGGGCTTTGATTCCCTTAACTACATCCTTGTAGCTTCCTTTACCATTATGATATACCCTGTTTTTGTCGTTTGTCGTTTCATTACCGTCCAGGCTGATCCCAATGGCAACTTTATGTTCATTAAAAAAATCACACCATTCCTGATTCAGCAATATGCCATTGGTTTGAATGGAAAAATTAAGCGGGATATTATAGGACGAAAATACATTCCTGGCTTTCCGGATAAAATTTTCAAAAAAATTCATCCCGGCAAGTAGAGGCTCACCTCCGTGAAAGCTCATCTGGAACTTCTTAAGTTTTCTTTCATACGCGTGTGCGGCCGCTTTTTGAATAACGGCATCTGCAACTTCATCTGACATCACCTTGGGTTGATTTTTGTAAGTCATGTCACCAAGGTTATACATATAGCAGTAGGTACAGTTCAGGTTACACCGGCTTGACACCTTTATCACCAAATAAGAACAGGTCGCCATAAGAATAATTATTTTTTTATTACTTAATACATCCAAATGAATATAAAACAGATGTTATTTGTTCCCCAATTTTTTAGATAAATTAGATCCTTCAATAGACGAGTGTAGTTAATCAGCACAACCAGTGAAATGTGGGTATCATTTTTCGTTTTGGCCACTATCTTTCTGTCTACTTGATAAAAATAATAAGATGAGCAACGGGGAATTCTGCCGGGTGTATTGTCTTCCCCGGAACATAAAAAAAACAACACTTCCGATATTAAAAATCAATTCTTTCAATCTAAATCCCTTAATTTGCTGCTGGATAGACTAAACCAACTTTTACTCCCTGGACGGACCAACCAAAACGCTCAGTTGTATGCTCAACGCTCATCACGCTACTGATACCAGCGCAGGCAGGTATTGTGAAAAAGATTATGCAGGTTTCTGGTATGAAATGCAGCAGGACAATGAACAGGGCCTGTATAAGATTTACCATGACCTTTACGATAACTTCTACCACTATGGTATCTCTGTTGTGCTGGAAAAAGGTATCGTCAAAGAAGCTATCAATGACATTTTCGTAGATATCTGGCGGAAACGCCATCAGCTGGACATGCCGGAGAATATCCAGGCATATCTTTTTATATGCTTTAAAAGAAAACTGTATAAGATCCTCACCAAAACCCAGAAAGGGATTACCCTTACTGATAGTCAGCTGTTTCCCGAACCGGAAGAGCTGCCCTATGAATCAGTGCTGATCCGTCAGGAAACCGATGCACAGGTGAAGAATAAACTGGAACAAATGCTGGCGCTGCTCACCAGCCGTCAGAAAGAATTTATCCGCATGCGCTTTTATGAAGACCTGAGCATAGAGGAAATAGCAGTTAAGACAGCCGCCACCCCCCGCACCATCTATAATACCATCCACAATGCCCTCGTCCGCATCCGGGAAGTATATACCGATGCCACATTTATCGCACTGCTGCTGCTTTTGATCGATATGGAAAAAAATTCCTGATTTCTTTGGTAAAAAAACAGGCATTCCTCCCTCTTTATATAAAATGCCTGGAATGGACTTACAGCAGTATAAGGCGGAAGACTTTATTTTAAACGATTCATTCGTACGTTACTGCCTGCGCAGTAATGATACGGACGTGCAGTTCTGGGAAAACTGGCTGGAACGTTATCCGCATAAACAGGAAGAAGCGGAAAAGGCACGGCAGTGGCTGTTCCGCCTGGGACTTCGTCTTACGCCGGAAGAAAAGGATGCCGAGTTTGGCAAGCTGAAAGCGGTCATCTCAGTAGCAGATACGCCGGAAAAAAAGATTTCCTGGAAAAAGATCGCAAGAATCGCTGCAGCTATCGTATTACCACTGACAGCTACCACCTGGTGGCTGACAACACAACGGCAGGTGGCTCCTGCTGCTGATCAGGAAGCCTACACCATTTTTAAGGCTACGGATAGCCTCCGGCGTCAGGTAACACTGGCCGATGGAAGTCTGGTGATACTCAACCCGCACAGTGTGCTGAAAGTTCCCACCTCCTATAATCAAAAGCAACGTAACCTGCAGCTGGAAGGGGAGGCCCTGTTTGAAGTGGCCAAAGCGGAAGACAAACCATTTGTAGTGAGTGCCGGTAATATCCATGTACAGGCGCTGGGCACCGCCTTTAAATTAAGAGCTTACCATTTTGATAAAGAAGCTGCTGTAAAACTGGTGGAAGGAAAGGTACGGGTAGCGCAGGAAACAGCCGTAGCAGAACTGCTGCCCGGAGAACAACTCATCACCGGCAGAAACCACGCCCGCTTTAATAAAAACAGGTTCGATCTGGAACGGGAAAAAGCATGGCGCAGCGGTCGTCTCGTCTTTCACAATGCATCTCCCGCAGATATCGCCGCCACATTGGAATACTGGTATGGTATCAACATAAAAGTAATCACACGAAAAAACAAACCTATCCGCTTTAACGGCGTATTCAACAACAAACCGCTGCAGGAAGTATTGACGGCCGTTTGTTTCGTCAACGGGCTCGAGTCTGTCACAAAAAATGACACTTTATTCGTGCAACCAATAAGTAAATAGTCCTACAGGTTCATCTAAACAACCAAAATGCGTTATGAAGAAAACATCCCTTCTAAGGGCATGCTGTGCCATGCTCCTGTCTACCCTTTTGCTAAGTTGGGTGCAAATAGCAGAAGGCCTGAAAGATAAGATTGACGTAGGTTTTAGGCAAACAAAGGTGCTCAGCGTGCTGCAGTACCTCGAGAAAAATACCCGCCTGAAATTTTCGTACAATCTCGATGATCTGGAAAAACTGAAACCTGTGACCATCGATAAAAAAGAGCGGACAGTAGAAAATCTGCTCCAGGAGATCAGCCATGCTACCTCCCTGCAATTCCGGATGACTGAAGACATCATCCTGGTAAAAGCAGCACCAGCTACCTCTCTGGCGGTAGCACAGCCTGCACAGGAAAAACCGGTGGAAGGCGTGGTGAAGGCCGCTGGCGGCGAAGCGCTACCAGGTGTTAGTGTACGCGTAAAAGGTACTGCCCATGGAATGCTTACCGATGTACAGGGCCGCTTCAAATTCACTGACCTGCCTGCAGGATCTGTATTGGAAGTGTCTTTCATCGGTTATGAAAAACAGGAGGTAACTGTCAACGGTCAATCACCGCTGACTGTTACCCTTGCTGCTTCCACCAAAGTACTGGACCAGGTAGTGGTAGTAGGTTATGGTACACAGAGTAAAAGAAATGTGAGTGCAGCCATCACCTCCGTAAAAGGCAGCGAAATTTCCAACGTGGCCACCAATAACCCTGTCAATGCATTGCAGGGTAAAGTAGCAGGCCTCACTGTTACCAATACCGGCGGTGCCCCCGGCGGTATGGCCGATATCAGACTGCGTGGTATCAGTACCTTCGGTAGCCATCAGCCACTCTTCGTCATCGATGGTAGCCCCGGCGATCCCTATTACCTCAATAACAACGATATTGCTTCCATAGAAGTACTGAAAGATGGTGCTGCTGCCTCTATCTACGGTTCTAAAAGTGCCAACGGTGTAATCCTCGTCACCACTAAAAAAGGAAAAAAAGGTGCCCCGAAAATTGAATTCAACACCTGGTACAGCGTTGTCAACCCCACCGGTAAACTGCACCTGCTCGATGCGGATGGTTACCTGAAAGTTCATAGCATGATGTACGATGCCGCCCCGGCCGGCACCAAAAAACCCGCTTACCTCAAAACAGGTGTTACCGCTAACACCAACTGGCAGGATGAAATCCTCGGTCAGGGTAACAGCGAAAACTATAGCCTTAACCTCACCGGTGGCAGCGAATATTTTAACTATGGCCTCAGCGGTAACATCGCCAACGAAAAAGGTACGCTGCTGGGAACCAATTTTAAAAAGAAATCCATCCGCTCCCGCAATGAGTATAAAAAAGGACGCCTTACAGTAGAAGCTAACCTGGTATATGCTGAAACACAGCGCAGAGACGTTCCGTATAGTGTGAAAGACGCCTTCTTCCAGTCGCCACTGTTACCTGTATACGATAGCAAGGAGAAATACGGATATGCCATGCAGATCAACCAGCTGCCTAAATATGAGAATGCCGTAGGGGTGAACTTTTACAATGATAACAGCAATAAAACACAGTATTTCAACGGTAATGCGCGGCTGTCACTCGAACTGCTGAAAGGCATGAAGTTCGTTACCAATCTTAACCTGGCCAACTCTACTTACTTTACCTACAATTATCATCCTCCTTACCGCGCCAATGCCAATGATCCGCTGATCCCATATGCAAGATTGGAAGACGGACGCACCACCTACCGGGAACGGCTGATGGAAAATCTGTTGTACTATGATCGCAGCTTTGGTAAACATAACCTCAACCTCCTGGCAGGTTATACGGCAGCAGAAAGCGCTTCCAATAGTTTAACTGCAGTGGCAGACGGTAAAACCACCGTTTATTCTGTAGTAGATGGTCAGATCGTATCTAATGTGATACCTGGCGGATTTCTGGACCCATCCTTCAATACTATGGATGGTGCCAGTGGCGGTACTTACAGTGCTGGCGGTACCCGCTGGCAGTACAACCGTCTCTCCTGGCTGGGCCGTGTAAACTATGCCTATGATGGAAAATATCTCCTCCAGCTTTCCGTACGTCGTGATGGTTCCTCCAAATTCGGTGAAAACCGCCGCTATGGTACTTTCCCTTCTGCTTCTATCGGATGGAACCTGCAGAGTGAACCCTTCATGCAACAGTTCAACTGGCTTACCATGTTGAAACTCCGCGCCAGCTATGGTCGCCTGGGTAACGAAGATGTACTCACTGCCTATGATCATCAGCAGCTGATCCTCATCAAAAATGTACAGGGTGGTGGTTATGTACAGGGTGCCGGTTCTACAGCATGGCCTGGTGGTGCAGCCTACGATCTGCGCAACAAAGATCTGCGCTGGGAAACCAACGTTAGCCGCAACATCGGTTTCGACTTCAGTATCAATAACAAACTTACCGGTGCTTTCAACTACTTCAACAATACTACCATCGACCTGCTGATCAGAAAGGCATTGGCTCCCAGCAATGGCCTCAATGATCCTGTTATGAACGTGGGCCGTATCGCTAACCGCGGTTGGGAACTGGAACTCACCTGGGCTGATAAAAAAGGTGACTTCAACTATAGTGTAACCGGCACCGTTAGCCAGGTGAAAAACAAAGTGCTGGAACTCGCCAACGACGGACAGAAACTCTACGGCGTAGGCCTCAAATACGGCACAGGCCCCGTTCCCAATACTACCCAGGTAGGTAGCGAAATGGGTGCGTTTTACCTGTACGAGGCAGATGGTATCTTCCAGTCTGATGCAGAAGTAGCGGCGTATAAAAACAGCAAAGGCGAACTGCTGCAGCCGGATGCCAAAGCCGGTGATATCCGCTTTAAAGATACCAACGGTGACGGTGTAATTGACAACAACGATAAAACCTACCAGGGCAGCGCTTTCCCTAAAATCGAATACGGACTGAATATGAGCGTAGCCTGGAAAGGCTTCGATCTGCAGCTCTTCTGGCAGGGTGTGGGTGGTAATAAACTCTACAACGGTAACAAATACGAGTTACAGGGTATGGATGCCGGCCGTAACTTCGACGTGAGCACACTCAACGCCTGGACACCACAGAACACCAATACCAATGTACCACGTGCTGTATTGGGTGATCCCAACAATAACAACCGTGAGTCTACCCGTTTCCTCGAAAGCGGCAGCTACCTGCGTCTGAAAATGCTCTCCCTGGGATATTCATTCTCTCCGAAGCTGCTGCAGCAGGCGAAGGTATCACGCTTACGCCTGTACGTAAGTGCGCAGAACATACTCACCTTCACCAAATACTCTGGCCCGGATCCTGAAATTGGCCGTACCGATGTGCTGAACAACGGTCTTGACCGCATGATGTATCCGCAAAACAAAGTATTGATGGCTGGCGCTCAGCTGGAATTCTAACAGTCTTTTTGTCTGTAAAAAAACGATTATGAAAAAGTCTTTGTTATATATATCATTATTATCCGCAGCCATGGTATTTTCTACCGGCTGTAAAAAGGAGCTGCTAAACCAGAACTCACCGGATAAACTGACCTCAGACAACTTCTGGACTACCCGTGAAAGAGCCATTACCGGCCTCTCGGCAGCCTATTCCAGAATAGAGAGTTTTGCCGGATGGGACAACTTCATCGAAGCCCGTTCCTGCCGCGAATACTACCGCGAAGATTTTGTGGAACCTGGTAGCGATGCCTACAACTACAGCTGGTGGATGGAGATATACAACTACAGCTATAATTCAGGCAACTACGCCATAGA is part of the Chitinophaga flava genome and encodes:
- a CDS encoding outer membrane beta-barrel protein, which gives rise to MNEKKFRISGAVISQSSIPVTTGMVAAERLNSNGIVAQTVLDTTGKFILPQLAAGHYTLKIASIGYKIWTNNNIVLTDKDIDLQNLILLDSTTTLKAINIAGSTPPIRSENGKLIIDATNKIYQTSGNALNLIARLPAVSVVQDNIRINGTVQPVVLINGKRSPLSIQELKNLPANEIKKIELITAPGSEYDGNYNAVIDITLNKAKYVNGSNVNGYLGYGRNQFNQLYGGLGYVHQKDGGHYFQADYDYSKYSGLLDFESNRQTETSQFKNTYSEHSFSKQIPNSHSLRLNYEKPLNDKSKLGLSVRGIYGDYKENTLTNSTLVFIKPQAYGQEINSNNDISSINRSIASTLFYQLKIDSTSDLSMQVNHGYFDQDQHQQIDITNSAITGLNSTLNDVVSQTRLLTFNADLKKRWKDFRFKTGIKASTTTADNNLVYDTLAGSFYRRDSARTNNFAYDEQIFAGYVNASRAIKGFNLTAGVRYEYTRGSGDLVTTKQKFVREYGNLLPYFNISRDFFNRSLNIDLSYTRKLQRPAYSDLNPFSIISSPYTRIEGNPYLQPAIFNSYEANFNYKNINLNISYRKRDDVISQMPFYDFQSQILTLKMVNINNRKSLVFALSYIKEITKWYTLQVSGTLLNDEFNSQFNGKNYHLQGYNFTFTTLNTFTILPGFLFTANSYYTTSSVYDIYRFKPQSSITTGIRKEFLNKKIILVAEYRDMFLGMKDKMVQNTDGFQNEINQFRGSRTFDIRLEFDLQKLRQSIKSLNIRSSEEESRVKSR
- a CDS encoding FecR family protein, which produces MDLQQYKAEDFILNDSFVRYCLRSNDTDVQFWENWLERYPHKQEEAEKARQWLFRLGLRLTPEEKDAEFGKLKAVISVADTPEKKISWKKIARIAAAIVLPLTATTWWLTTQRQVAPAADQEAYTIFKATDSLRRQVTLADGSLVILNPHSVLKVPTSYNQKQRNLQLEGEALFEVAKAEDKPFVVSAGNIHVQALGTAFKLRAYHFDKEAAVKLVEGKVRVAQETAVAELLPGEQLITGRNHARFNKNRFDLEREKAWRSGRLVFHNASPADIAATLEYWYGINIKVITRKNKPIRFNGVFNNKPLQEVLTAVCFVNGLESVTKNDTLFVQPISK
- a CDS encoding radical SAM protein, which translates into the protein MATCSYLVIKVSSRCNLNCTYCYMYNLGDMTYKNQPKVMSDEVADAVIQKAAAHAYERKLKKFQMSFHGGEPLLAGMNFFENFIRKARNVFSSYNIPLNFSIQTNGILLNQEWCDFFNEHKVAIGISLDGNETTNDKNRVYHNGKGSYKDVVKGIKALQHSGHNLSGGILTVIDLETDPADLYRHFKELDIVYLDLLFPDSNYAHPYLEYQWATSTAYADWLIRFYDAWYYDTDQYRPKIRLFENISHGIVGRYQSSDFLGNHENQVLVIETDGNIEPVDVLKICGDGFTKQGVNVLTHSIEDSFSKDLIKLYNQSHLVLHEKCQRCPVQNICGGGYLPHRYSNENEFDNPSIYCRDLMKIINHIRNRVVEKISTYVDGEVPYKQMSFEELEECF
- a CDS encoding RNA polymerase sigma factor, producing MLNAHHATDTSAGRYCEKDYAGFWYEMQQDNEQGLYKIYHDLYDNFYHYGISVVLEKGIVKEAINDIFVDIWRKRHQLDMPENIQAYLFICFKRKLYKILTKTQKGITLTDSQLFPEPEELPYESVLIRQETDAQVKNKLEQMLALLTSRQKEFIRMRFYEDLSIEEIAVKTAATPRTIYNTIHNALVRIREVYTDATFIALLLLLIDMEKNS
- a CDS encoding radical SAM protein gives rise to the protein MTGDPYCSALVMKIASRCNINCSYCYMYSFEDQTYLQQPKFMSQDTVDILLLKVKEHCLRHSLQRFFFIFHGGEPLLAKKEFFSEFVEKARRTIDTGVKLFFSVQTNGILLTDEWCQLFIKYNIRVGVSLDGPQAVHDKHRVDHSGKGTFLKVLEGINTLKANGLEQTAKMLCVINVDTDPIEMYEFFKSTGIRSIDFLFPDLNYECLPQHINLATETRYADWLIKIFDRWILDSKSTSPIQIRRFVNAISLIMGKSTISDEMGSENNSVLVIETDGGIESIDSLKICGDGFTKENLNISTNSIDDALSSNLARLYYKSHNSLCDKCNACQVKEVCGGGHIVHRYKKSNSFDNPSIYCNDLGKIYTHIRNSVYEILKKYELVEA
- a CDS encoding alpha-1,2-fucosyltransferase, giving the protein MVINLYKNGQLGNRLLHASAFIANSIEHGYSFYYLSFPEAYQQYFDLEDNATLKLTGVRFHFSRSGTLNSILIKIASGLFKFLKKRKSLPFLDYLTIIPASQPNGALYCDMNDARFLEKAKNKVLFVEGWRFTDHINMPKHLFFIRDIFKPREKYAGLIDTIVNKARKFGKTLIGIHIRRGDYKNYQGGKWFYEDTVYVRKIQEMQQLLSGHDNPSSVVFIICSDEEIDMHSFSTLPVVYIRKSEIIDLYTLAKCDYIIAPPSTFSGWASYYGNVPTYYIDNPEAPVLQTEFTIGFHKHFTNKAAHCVNYYEMIGQEQA